A segment of the Streptomyces sp. ITFR-21 genome:
GCGGCCGTGGGGCGAGTACCTGGCCGCCCGCGGGCTCTCCGTCTCGGCGCCGCTGCTCCCCGGGCACGGCACCCGCTGGCAGGACATGCAGCTCACCGGCTGGCAGGACTGGTACGCCGAGGTGGACCGGGAGCTGCTGTCACTGGCCGGGCGCTGCTCGCGGGTCTTCGTCGGCGGCCTGTCGATGGGCGGGGCGCTGGCGCTGCGGCTGGCCCAGAAGCACGGCACGGCGATCAGCGGGCTGGCGCTGGTCAATCCGTCGGTCAAGGCGGACAGTGTGCAGCTGAAGGCGGTGCCGGTGCTCCGGCACTTCGTGCCGTCGGTGGCGGGCATCGCCAGCGACATCGCGCTCGGCGACGGCGGCGGCGAGCTGGGCTACGACCGTACGCCGCTGCACGCGGTGCACTCGCTGAGCAGGTTCTGGGGAATCGTACGGGCCGGGCTGCCGCAGGTGACCCAGCCATTGCTGCTTCTGCACAGCCGGGTGGACCATGTGGTGCACCCGTCCAACTCGGCGGTGGTGCTCGGCAGGGTGTCGTCGACGGACGTCACCGAGCGGGTACTGGAGCGCAGTTACCACGTGGCGACGCTCGACCACGACGCCGAGCGGATCTTCGCGGAGTCGTACGAC
Coding sequences within it:
- a CDS encoding alpha/beta hydrolase; amino-acid sequence: MPLMSGAEPYRHEGGETGVLLCHGFTGSPQSLRPWGEYLAARGLSVSAPLLPGHGTRWQDMQLTGWQDWYAEVDRELLSLAGRCSRVFVGGLSMGGALALRLAQKHGTAISGLALVNPSVKADSVQLKAVPVLRHFVPSVAGIASDIALGDGGGELGYDRTPLHAVHSLSRFWGIVRAGLPQVTQPLLLLHSRVDHVVHPSNSAVVLGRVSSTDVTERVLERSYHVATLDHDAERIFAESYDFVTRLSAPAGGTAKERAAGG